A genomic segment from Patescibacteria group bacterium encodes:
- the acs gene encoding acetate--CoA ligase produces MKKIKTPLDKLHNLYVKDYEKLYKESIDNPNKFWEKIANELEWYKPWRKALKWRRLFAKWFVGAKCNIIHNAIDRHINSGNGNKTALLWEGQDGTERKFSYNELNEQVCKTANAFKSLGITKGDRISIYLPRVPEQIIAMLASAKIGAIHSVVYCGFSVEALKTRVKDANAKIVITTDGYNYHEKLIKTKEIVDKAIKDIVSVKTLLVVRRLGNKVDMKDSRDIYYDELIAQQSSKCKTEQLSSDTPLFILYTSGTTGKPKGVIHVHGGYMVGIYITLKWIFNIHSNDVWWCTADPGWITGHSYIAYAPFICGTTQFFYEGPPLYPTPGKWWELIEKYKVTKFYSTPTAIRASMKYGEKWPQKYSLDSLKILGSVGEPINPEAWHWYYKYIGQNRCPIMDTWWQTETGMQMITSFPVTELKPGSAGRPFFGVKAEVVDKNGKQLPVNKDGFLVIKSQWPAMLRTLYKNKKRYKKVYFKEIKGAFFAGDAAKIDEDGYFWIQGRTDDVLKVSGYRFGTAELESAFVSYPDIVEAAVIGVPDEIKGEAIKAFVILKQGCEKSEELKKKIANHVRTEVGPIAKPREIDFVDSLPKTRSGKIMRRILKAKELGKEIGDTSTLEN; encoded by the coding sequence ATGAAAAAAATAAAAACACCTTTAGATAAACTTCATAATCTTTATGTTAAAGATTATGAAAAACTTTATAAAGAGTCGATTGATAATCCAAATAAGTTTTGGGAGAAAATTGCTAATGAATTGGAATGGTATAAGCCATGGAGAAAGGCTTTGAAGTGGAGACGATTATTTGCTAAATGGTTTGTTGGGGCTAAATGTAATATTATTCATAATGCAATAGATAGACACATTAATTCAGGTAATGGGAACAAGACAGCCTTACTATGGGAGGGACAAGATGGCACAGAAAGAAAGTTTTCTTATAATGAACTAAATGAACAAGTATGTAAAACAGCTAATGCTTTTAAGAGCTTGGGGATAACTAAAGGAGATAGAATAAGTATTTATTTACCAAGAGTGCCAGAACAAATAATTGCAATGCTTGCTTCTGCTAAAATAGGAGCAATTCATAGTGTTGTTTATTGTGGCTTTAGCGTAGAAGCATTAAAAACAAGAGTTAAAGATGCTAATGCTAAAATTGTAATTACCACGGATGGCTATAATTATCATGAAAAACTTATAAAAACAAAAGAAATTGTTGATAAAGCAATTAAAGACATAGTTAGTGTCAAAACATTGTTAGTAGTTAGAAGATTGGGAAACAAAGTAGACATGAAAGACTCAAGAGATATTTATTATGATGAATTAATTGCTCAACAAAGTTCAAAATGTAAGACAGAACAATTAAGCTCTGACACGCCCTTGTTTATTTTATATACTTCTGGAACAACTGGAAAACCAAAAGGAGTGATACATGTTCATGGTGGATATATGGTCGGAATTTATATTACCCTCAAGTGGATTTTTAATATTCATTCAAATGATGTTTGGTGGTGCACTGCAGACCCTGGTTGGATTACAGGTCATTCGTATATTGCTTATGCTCCCTTTATATGTGGGACAACCCAGTTTTTTTATGAAGGTCCACCATTGTATCCTACTCCTGGAAAATGGTGGGAATTGATTGAAAAATATAAGGTTACAAAATTTTATAGTACTCCAACGGCTATTCGTGCTTCAATGAAATATGGAGAAAAATGGCCTCAAAAATATAGCTTAGATTCCCTTAAAATACTTGGCAGTGTTGGCGAACCAATTAATCCAGAGGCTTGGCATTGGTATTATAAGTACATAGGGCAAAACAGATGTCCAATAATGGATACTTGGTGGCAGACAGAAACAGGCATGCAGATGATAACTAGTTTTCCTGTAACAGAATTAAAACCAGGCTCAGCTGGCAGACCATTTTTTGGAGTTAAGGCAGAGGTTGTTGATAAAAATGGAAAACAGCTACCAGTTAATAAAGATGGCTTTTTAGTTATTAAATCACAATGGCCAGCCATGCTTAGAACTTTATATAAAAATAAAAAAAGATATAAAAAAGTATATTTCAAGGAGATAAAAGGGGCATTTTTTGCTGGAGATGCAGCTAAAATAGATGAAGATGGTTATTTTTGGATACAAGGGAGAACAGATGATGTTTTAAAGGTATCGGGATATAGATTTGGCACAGCTGAATTAGAGAGCGCTTTCGTGAGTTATCCAGACATTGTTGAAGCAGCTGTAATAGGTGTTCCTGACGAGATTAAGGGAGAAGCAATTAAAGCATTTGTTATTTTAAAACAAGGTTGTGAAAAATCAGAAGAATTAAAAAAGAAAATTGCTAATCATGTCAGAACAGAAGTTGGTCCAATTGCTAAACCAAGAGAAATTGATTTTGTTGATTCTTTACCAAAAACAAGAAGTGGCAAAATTATGAGAAGGATACTAAAGGCAAAAGAGTTGGGGAAAGAGATAGGAGATACATCGACTTTAGAAAATTAA
- a CDS encoding ATP-binding cassette domain-containing protein, giving the protein MIKFVNVSKFYKPDTYALKDVSFLVKPLEFVSVVGQSGAGKSTIFKLLISEEKATSGKIIIGDWDITDIRPNEIPVLRKQIGVVFQDFKLLPRRTVYENIAFALSIISTPKKKIPTIVGQVLKIVGIESKQDLFPENLSSGEAQRVAIARALAHHPKILIADEPTGNLDPITTRSIVELFAKINKLGTTILLVTHNREVVNFLGKRVITLDRGNIISDQINHGRYVI; this is encoded by the coding sequence ATGATAAAATTCGTTAATGTAAGTAAATTTTATAAACCAGACACATATGCTTTAAAAGATGTTTCTTTTTTAGTAAAACCATTGGAATTTGTTTCTGTGGTTGGACAGTCAGGAGCAGGGAAAAGCACTATATTTAAGTTGTTAATTTCTGAAGAAAAAGCGACCAGCGGTAAAATTATTATAGGAGATTGGGATATTACAGATATTAGACCAAATGAAATACCAGTATTGAGAAAACAAATTGGGGTTGTTTTCCAAGATTTTAAATTATTACCCAGAAGAACAGTTTATGAAAATATTGCTTTTGCGTTGAGTATAATATCTACTCCTAAGAAAAAAATTCCAACCATTGTTGGCCAGGTTTTAAAAATAGTTGGTATTGAGAGCAAGCAAGATCTTTTTCCGGAAAATCTTTCATCTGGAGAAGCTCAAAGAGTTGCTATTGCTAGAGCATTAGCTCATCACCCAAAAATACTTATTGCTGATGAGCCAACAGGGAATCTTGATCCCATTACAACTAGAAGTATAGTTGAATTATTTGCAAAGATAAATAAACTTGGAACAACAATTTTGTTAGTTACTCATAATAGGGAAGTAGTTAATTTTTTAGGGAAAAGAGTGATTACATTAGACCGAGGGAATATTATCAGTGATCAGATTAATCATGGAAGATATGTTATATAG
- the groL gene encoding chaperonin GroEL (60 kDa chaperone family; promotes refolding of misfolded polypeptides especially under stressful conditions; forms two stacked rings of heptamers to form a barrel-shaped 14mer; ends can be capped by GroES; misfolded proteins enter the barrel where they are refolded when GroES binds), translating into MAKQILFNEKAREALKKGVDKLTNAVKVTLGPIGRNVAIDKGFGSPTLTNDGVTVAREIELKDKFENVGAQLLQEVASKTNDIAGDGTTTAVLLAQSIIKVGLKNVTAGSNPLMIKRGIDKGVKAVIKELKDNIAGPVKTKERIRQVASISANDEEIGKVISEAMESVGKDGVITVEESQSFGMELDITEGMQFDSGYESPYMVTNADKMSAEYKDSLILLTDKKISVLSEILPLMEKMAQAGKKDLVIIADEIEGEALATFVVNKIRGAFNVLAVKAPGFGDRKKEMLKDLSILTGGKVISEELGIKLENIGLKDLGKARRVISTKDFTTIVDGAGSKKDIEDRITNIKKQIELNSSEFDKEKLQERLARMAGGVAIIKVGAVTETEMKEKKFKVEDAVNATKAAVEEGVVVGGGVALIRCLPCLDNVRVFGDERIGIKILKRALEEPLRQIADNSGKDGGVISEKVKKNQGNYGYNAHTNKFEDLVETGVIDPTKVTRTALENAASIASLFLTTEAIITDEPAEEGNTCGTSPASAGGGMPGMMPGMM; encoded by the coding sequence ATGGCAAAACAAATTTTATTTAATGAAAAAGCCAGAGAGGCTTTAAAAAAAGGTGTAGATAAATTGACTAATGCAGTCAAAGTAACGCTTGGTCCTATCGGTAGAAATGTTGCTATAGATAAAGGGTTTGGGTCTCCAACCCTAACAAATGACGGAGTAACAGTAGCTAGGGAGATTGAATTAAAAGATAAATTTGAAAATGTTGGAGCTCAATTGCTTCAAGAAGTTGCTTCAAAGACCAATGATATTGCTGGAGACGGGACTACAACAGCTGTGTTGTTAGCTCAATCTATTATTAAAGTTGGGTTAAAAAATGTTACTGCTGGATCAAATCCATTAATGATTAAAAGAGGAATTGATAAGGGAGTAAAAGCAGTTATTAAAGAATTAAAAGATAATATTGCGGGACCTGTCAAAACAAAAGAAAGGATTAGACAGGTTGCTTCTATTTCTGCAAATGATGAAGAAATAGGAAAAGTTATTTCAGAGGCAATGGAGTCTGTTGGCAAAGATGGAGTAATTACTGTTGAGGAGTCACAATCTTTTGGCATGGAGCTTGATATTACAGAAGGGATGCAGTTTGATAGTGGATATGAATCTCCTTATATGGTGACTAATGCAGATAAAATGTCGGCTGAGTATAAAGATTCATTAATTCTTTTAACAGATAAAAAAATCTCAGTTTTAAGTGAGATATTGCCTTTAATGGAAAAAATGGCTCAAGCAGGAAAAAAAGATTTAGTTATTATAGCTGACGAAATTGAAGGAGAAGCATTAGCAACATTTGTTGTTAATAAAATAAGAGGAGCGTTTAATGTTTTAGCTGTTAAGGCGCCTGGTTTTGGAGACAGGAAAAAAGAAATGTTGAAAGATTTGTCAATTTTGACTGGCGGAAAAGTTATTTCAGAAGAACTCGGCATAAAATTAGAAAACATTGGGTTAAAAGATCTAGGCAAGGCAAGGAGAGTCATTTCTACTAAAGATTTTACTACGATTGTAGATGGCGCTGGCAGTAAAAAAGATATAGAAGATAGAATTACTAACATTAAAAAACAAATAGAGTTAAATTCTTCAGAGTTTGATAAGGAAAAATTACAAGAAAGATTAGCCAGAATGGCAGGAGGAGTAGCTATTATTAAAGTTGGAGCTGTGACAGAAACAGAGATGAAAGAAAAAAAATTCAAGGTTGAAGATGCTGTCAACGCTACTAAGGCTGCTGTTGAAGAAGGAGTTGTAGTTGGAGGAGGAGTGGCTTTAATTCGTTGTTTACCTTGTTTAGATAATGTGCGTGTTTTTGGGGACGAAAGAATTGGTATAAAAATATTAAAAAGAGCATTAGAAGAGCCATTAAGGCAAATAGCTGATAATTCAGGTAAAGATGGTGGAGTTATTTCAGAAAAGGTTAAAAAAAATCAGGGAAATTATGGATATAATGCACATACAAACAAGTTTGAAGATTTGGTGGAAACAGGTGTTATTGACCCAACCAAAGTAACCAGAACAGCATTGGAAAATGCAGCTTCTATTGCTTCGTTATTTTTAACAACAGAAGCAATTATAACTGATGAACCAGCTGAGGAAGGAAATACTTGTGGCACTTCCCCTGCTTCTGCAGGAGGAGGAATGCCAGGCATGATGCCAGGCATGATGTAA
- a CDS encoding glycosyltransferase family 2 protein: MNDTKITIVIINYNGLKYLPDCFDSLSQQTFLPIKVIVVDNNSIDGSRDYLKKWKTSKFKFEIILNKKNRGFAEANNQAMIEDLNSRDSSDYIFMLNQDTVMDKNCLLELSSQASFFSRKKIFAWQPLILCFSDKKLIQTSGDKIHFLGFGYSGDFKKPITEFLATKTSEFPSITYASGAGMFINTKALKQVGLLDKDLFMYHEDLDICLRARFLGYDILLNDKAIVYHKYTEEISNLRWYWSERNRQLTLLKFYKTSTLLLLYPLIWAMDTGVLFFSIFDGWGRLKIKSYFSCSLQIFKVLKKRKRIQGSRKINDKEFATLLESKFDFAGFEHPLIKYLVNPIFGFIWNILKKIIIW; the protein is encoded by the coding sequence ATGAATGATACTAAAATAACAATAGTCATTATAAATTATAATGGATTAAAATATCTCCCTGATTGTTTTGATAGTTTGAGCCAGCAAACATTTTTGCCTATTAAAGTTATTGTTGTGGATAACAATTCAATTGATGGCAGTAGAGATTATTTAAAAAAATGGAAAACAAGTAAGTTTAAGTTTGAAATTATTTTAAATAAAAAAAATAGAGGATTTGCGGAAGCAAACAATCAAGCAATGATAGAAGATCTTAATAGTCGTGATTCTAGTGATTATATTTTTATGTTAAATCAGGATACTGTTATGGACAAAAATTGCCTACTTGAATTATCAAGCCAGGCAAGTTTTTTTTCAAGAAAAAAGATTTTTGCATGGCAACCATTAATTCTATGTTTTTCAGATAAAAAATTAATTCAAACATCGGGAGACAAGATTCATTTTTTAGGATTTGGTTATTCAGGAGATTTTAAAAAGCCAATAACTGAATTTTTAGCCACCAAAACATCTGAATTTCCTAGTATTACATATGCTTCTGGAGCAGGTATGTTTATAAATACAAAAGCATTAAAGCAAGTGGGATTACTGGACAAGGATTTGTTTATGTATCACGAAGATTTAGACATTTGTCTTAGAGCGAGATTTTTAGGATATGATATTTTATTAAATGACAAGGCAATTGTTTATCATAAATATACAGAAGAAATTTCAAATCTTCGTTGGTACTGGTCAGAAAGAAATAGACAATTAACTTTATTAAAATTTTATAAAACAAGTACACTGCTATTGCTTTATCCGTTGATTTGGGCAATGGATACAGGCGTTTTATTTTTTAGTATTTTTGATGGTTGGGGGCGCTTGAAAATAAAAAGTTATTTTTCCTGTTCTTTACAAATATTTAAGGTATTAAAAAAAAGAAAAAGGATCCAGGGGTCTAGAAAAATTAATGACAAAGAATTTGCTACCTTGTTGGAAAGTAAATTTGATTTTGCTGGCTTTGAACATCCTTTAATAAAATATTTAGTAAATCCAATCTTTGGCTTTATTTGGAATATTTTAAAAAAAATTATTATATGGTAA
- a CDS encoding carbohydrate kinase family protein, with the protein MKYDIITIGGAMRDIFFYTKEGKIIETPKDRLCDSIIGFEVGSKAYIDKVYFQGGGGANNTAAGFASMGIKTGIIARVGDDKEGESLLLEMNKRKISTDLMQIDKKNSTGFSFILGLTRKRKHVIFAYRGASDYFVFPFNSYKSLKASWFYISSLSCVDWPVAMKNIFKVIKASKTLVGWNPTNVQISSGYNGLKKFLQMTDVFVLNEDEARELVLSRKKIKDLNVRSLIKEIYDMGPKIVVITVGPRGAYAYNGQKIFYQMEMPAKVINATGAGDSFSSGFIGSLFYHPGDISNALRWGVANSTSVIKKTGAQIGLLNKRQINKYPDI; encoded by the coding sequence ATGAAATATGATATTATTACAATTGGAGGAGCTATGAGAGATATCTTTTTTTATACAAAAGAAGGGAAAATCATAGAAACCCCTAAAGACAGGTTATGTGATAGCATAATCGGCTTTGAAGTTGGCTCAAAAGCATATATTGATAAGGTTTATTTTCAGGGTGGCGGAGGAGCAAATAATACGGCGGCTGGTTTTGCAAGCATGGGTATAAAAACAGGAATCATAGCTAGAGTAGGCGATGATAAAGAAGGAGAGTCCTTGTTATTGGAGATGAACAAGAGAAAAATAAGCACAGATTTAATGCAAATAGATAAAAAAAATAGCACAGGCTTTTCTTTTATTCTTGGGCTTACTAGGAAAAGAAAGCATGTGATTTTTGCTTATAGGGGAGCTAGTGATTATTTTGTTTTCCCTTTTAATTCATATAAATCATTAAAAGCAAGTTGGTTTTATATATCTTCGTTAAGTTGTGTTGATTGGCCAGTAGCCATGAAAAATATTTTTAAAGTAATTAAAGCATCAAAAACATTAGTTGGTTGGAACCCAACTAATGTACAGATAAGCTCAGGCTATAATGGTTTGAAAAAATTTTTACAAATGACAGATGTTTTTGTTTTGAATGAAGACGAAGCAAGGGAATTAGTTCTTTCCAGAAAAAAAATTAAAGATTTAAATGTGCGCTCTCTTATTAAGGAAATTTATGATATGGGGCCTAAAATTGTTGTAATTACAGTTGGGCCAAGAGGAGCTTATGCTTATAATGGGCAGAAAATTTTTTATCAAATGGAAATGCCTGCTAAAGTAATTAATGCCACGGGCGCGGGTGATTCTTTTTCTTCAGGTTTTATTGGTAGTTTATTTTATCATCCCGGAGATATAAGCAATGCTTTGCGCTGGGGGGTGGCAAATTCTACTTCAGTAATAAAAAAAACAGGGGCACAAATAGGCCTCTTAAATAAGCGTCAAATAAATAAATATCCTGATATTTAG
- a CDS encoding phenylalanine--tRNA ligase subunit beta: MDLSYNWLKQLTKTKKTPKQLADIFSMHTAEVERVTKPIDCLKDLIVAEIIKIAKHPNADKLKIVTVKTVVNKKNKIFKIVCGDLNIKNKQKVPLALSGTKLINDLEITKSTIRGIKSDGMLCAEDEMGIGSDHEGIYVFPKNIKVGMRVDKALGLDDSILEIENKSITHRADLFNHIGFAREMAVLGVGNFDESLFDKQKKLNLKTNINLDIKVKDNISCSRYMAIVMDNIKIEPSPRWMQEKLMCLGLKPINNVVDITNYILNEIGQPLHAFDFDRISGNKILIRPAVNKEKLLLLDGQEYSLNKNDLIISDKNRPIALAGIMGGEFSGINNNTTTIVIESANFNGPMIRRSSRISGIRTDSSIRFEKGLPINFPAIGLLRAVELIKQLAQGRVISKIYDIQSETASKKIKKPVNIKFNFDEAAKFIGSKINKQAVILILKKLGCKIILNQKQSITIIPPIHRPDLNIFPDIIEEIIRVQGTTNIVPKPIKTELKPVLLSDDFFLDDKLKNILVGIGFDEVYNYSFYGDSGLNNFIVGNLYHKKIKNPLNPEQKYLRVSLIPGLLKNAVNNSKYFSKFKIFETGKVFLKKEEKNIAGLIFGKYKNIYLEIKGVVELFLDKIRISKNNLEYKTKSNNIVEIFYKKKKIGVIVTIDKQTAVFECNINFLDNLRDKQGFYKPISLFPSIKRDMAFLIEKKNKWKDIFDTVNNIDPLIKSVDLFDVFEDKKFKNKQSIAFRLIFQSNKKTIESEEVDRIQSVITTRLAKKFKAKLRDF; the protein is encoded by the coding sequence ATGGACTTATCTTATAACTGGTTAAAACAACTTACTAAAACTAAAAAAACTCCAAAGCAGTTGGCAGATATTTTTAGTATGCATACGGCTGAAGTTGAAAGAGTAACCAAGCCAATAGATTGCTTGAAAGATTTAATAGTTGCTGAAATTATTAAAATAGCTAAACATCCGAATGCAGATAAGTTAAAAATTGTAACAGTAAAAACAGTTGTTAATAAAAAAAATAAAATATTTAAAATAGTTTGTGGAGATTTAAATATTAAAAACAAGCAAAAAGTACCATTGGCATTATCAGGAACAAAACTTATTAATGACCTAGAAATAACCAAAAGCACTATCAGGGGAATAAAATCAGATGGAATGCTTTGTGCAGAGGATGAAATGGGAATAGGTAGTGACCATGAAGGGATTTATGTTTTTCCTAAAAACATAAAAGTAGGCATGAGGGTTGACAAGGCATTGGGACTTGATGATTCTATTTTGGAAATAGAGAATAAATCAATTACTCATAGAGCAGATTTATTTAATCATATTGGTTTTGCTAGAGAAATGGCAGTATTGGGGGTTGGCAATTTTGATGAATCTTTATTTGACAAGCAAAAGAAATTAAACCTAAAAACAAATATCAATTTAGATATTAAGGTTAAAGATAATATTTCCTGCTCAAGATATATGGCGATTGTGATGGATAATATAAAAATTGAACCATCTCCAAGATGGATGCAAGAGAAATTAATGTGTTTAGGGCTTAAGCCAATAAATAATGTGGTTGATATTACGAATTATATTTTAAATGAAATTGGACAGCCATTACATGCATTTGATTTTGATAGAATTTCAGGTAATAAAATTTTAATTCGCCCGGCGGTTAATAAAGAGAAATTATTATTATTAGATGGTCAAGAATATAGTTTAAATAAAAATGATTTAATAATTTCTGACAAAAATAGACCAATTGCTTTGGCTGGTATAATGGGAGGAGAGTTTTCAGGCATAAACAATAATACAACTACAATTGTTATTGAGTCGGCTAATTTTAATGGTCCTATGATAAGGAGAAGTTCCAGGATTTCGGGGATTAGAACAGATTCTTCTATTAGGTTTGAAAAAGGTTTGCCGATTAATTTTCCAGCCATTGGACTACTAAGAGCTGTTGAACTAATAAAACAATTAGCACAAGGTAGAGTGATTAGTAAAATATATGATATTCAAAGTGAGACTGCTTCTAAAAAAATAAAAAAACCAGTTAATATAAAGTTTAATTTTGATGAGGCAGCTAAATTTATTGGTAGTAAAATAAATAAACAAGCAGTAATTTTAATTTTGAAAAAGTTAGGGTGTAAAATAATTTTAAATCAAAAACAAAGTATAACTATTATTCCTCCAATTCATAGACCGGATTTAAATATTTTTCCAGATATAATTGAAGAAATAATTAGAGTTCAAGGGACGACTAATATTGTCCCAAAACCAATAAAAACAGAATTAAAGCCAGTTTTATTAAGTGATGACTTCTTTTTAGATGATAAGTTAAAAAATATTTTAGTTGGGATTGGATTTGATGAAGTTTATAATTATTCTTTTTATGGAGATTCAGGATTGAATAATTTTATTGTTGGGAATTTATATCATAAAAAAATAAAAAATCCTTTAAATCCAGAACAAAAATATTTAAGAGTGAGTTTAATTCCAGGACTTCTAAAAAATGCTGTTAATAATTCTAAATATTTTTCAAAATTTAAAATTTTTGAAACTGGTAAAGTATTCTTAAAAAAAGAAGAAAAAAATATAGCTGGATTGATTTTTGGGAAATATAAAAATATTTATCTTGAGATAAAAGGAGTAGTTGAATTATTTTTAGACAAAATAAGGATTAGTAAAAATAATTTGGAATATAAAACCAAATCAAATAATATTGTAGAAATATTTTATAAAAAAAAGAAAATAGGCGTTATTGTAACCATTGACAAGCAAACAGCTGTTTTTGAATGTAATATCAATTTTTTGGATAATTTAAGAGATAAACAAGGTTTTTATAAACCAATTTCTCTTTTTCCTTCCATTAAAAGAGATATGGCATTTTTAATTGAGAAAAAAAATAAATGGAAAGATATTTTTGATACAGTCAATAACATTGACCCATTAATTAAATCAGTTGATTTATTTGATGTTTTTGAAGATAAAAAATTCAAAAACAAACAAAGTATTGCTTTTCGTCTTATTTTTCAATCTAATAAAAAAACAATTGAGTCTGAAGAGGTTGATAGAATTCAATCAGTCATTACAACCAGGTTGGCTAAAAAATTTAAGGCAAAATTAAGAGATTTTTAG
- a CDS encoding co-chaperone GroES: protein MTKIKPLGSRLIVKPIIKNDVTESGIILPETMDKEKPIMGEVVSIGSGKVLDNGQRETIDLKVGDKILFEKYGSDEYKIDDQEFLVVDYDRVVAIIN, encoded by the coding sequence ATGACTAAAATTAAACCATTAGGAAGTCGGTTAATAGTTAAGCCGATTATTAAAAATGATGTAACTGAATCAGGTATTATTTTACCTGAGACCATGGACAAGGAAAAGCCAATTATGGGAGAAGTTGTTTCCATTGGGAGTGGCAAAGTACTTGATAATGGTCAAAGAGAGACAATTGATTTAAAGGTCGGCGACAAAATTTTGTTTGAAAAGTATGGGTCAGATGAATACAAAATAGATGATCAAGAATTTTTAGTTGTTGATTATGACAGAGTGGTTGCAATTATAAATTAA
- the pheS gene encoding phenylalanine--tRNA ligase subunit alpha — protein MINKIEAIKKKAIEEIDKAKNIELLAKIWRKYFGRKNGELSNILRDIKNIPKNRRKEVGSFANKSKLIIENNIASKKQELSLSTKSSLIDKIDITLPGKNIDFGHLHPITQIRRKVSEIFSSMGFEILEGYELETDYYNFEALNIPAGHPARDMWDTFWLSEDKNSKKKDKFLLRTHTSPMQARVMEKKDPPLRVIVPGRCFRPEATDASHEHTFYQLEGFVVDEDITISNLIYTLRSFLSSLFKESIEVRLRPGYFPFVEPGFELDFQCVFCKGRGCSVCKKTGWVELIPCGMIHPKVFEHAGYKKGKYTGFAFGAGLDRVVMMKARIDDIRWFHKGDLRFIKQF, from the coding sequence ATGATTAATAAAATTGAAGCAATTAAAAAGAAAGCAATTGAAGAAATTGATAAAGCAAAAAACATAGAGTTGCTTGCCAAAATTTGGAGAAAATATTTTGGCAGAAAGAACGGAGAGCTTAGTAATATTTTAAGAGATATTAAAAATATTCCCAAAAACAGAAGAAAAGAAGTTGGTTCTTTTGCAAACAAGAGCAAGCTTATAATTGAAAACAATATAGCTAGTAAGAAACAAGAATTAAGTTTATCAACCAAATCTTCTTTAATTGATAAAATAGATATTACTTTGCCTGGCAAAAACATAGATTTCGGTCACTTACACCCCATTACTCAGATTAGACGTAAAGTATCTGAGATTTTTTCCTCCATGGGATTTGAGATTTTAGAAGGATATGAATTAGAGACAGATTATTATAATTTTGAAGCATTGAATATTCCGGCCGGGCATCCAGCCAGAGATATGTGGGACACATTTTGGTTGTCTGAAGACAAGAATTCAAAGAAAAAAGATAAATTTTTATTACGAACACATACATCTCCTATGCAAGCTAGAGTAATGGAAAAAAAAGACCCACCATTGCGAGTAATTGTGCCTGGTAGATGTTTTAGGCCAGAAGCAACTGATGCATCTCATGAGCATACATTTTATCAATTGGAAGGGTTTGTTGTTGATGAAGACATTACAATTTCTAACTTAATATATACATTAAGAAGTTTTCTCTCTTCTTTATTTAAAGAAAGCATTGAAGTAAGATTGAGGCCGGGTTATTTTCCTTTTGTTGAACCAGGGTTTGAATTAGATTTTCAATGCGTTTTTTGTAAGGGAAGGGGATGTTCTGTTTGTAAAAAAACTGGGTGGGTTGAACTAATACCTTGTGGAATGATACATCCAAAAGTTTTTGAACACGCGGGTTATAAAAAAGGAAAATACACTGGATTTGCTTTTGGGGCTGGGCTTGACAGAGTTGTAATGATGAAAGCAAGAATTGATGATATTAGGTGGTTTCATAAAGGTGATTTAAGATTTATAAAACAATTTTAA